A window of the Sphaerobacter thermophilus DSM 20745 genome harbors these coding sequences:
- a CDS encoding DNA-directed RNA polymerase subunit alpha — protein sequence MLEIARPRVQQTHAGVNYGRFEIEPLEPGYGITIGNALRRILLRSLPGTAIVRVRIADVWHEFSTIEGVREDVTEIVLNLKRVRLKALTESFREGRASLYAQGEGVVRAGDIDWPGDVEVVNPEHVIATLDNDDARLEMDLVIARGRGYQPAETQEIYTIGEIPVDAIFTPIEKVNYVVEHTRVGQMTDYDRLIIEIITDGTIEPADALSEAAQILVDHARLIADFNREPSEPEEEEDKTPSIVDNRPLAELGLSPRVLNALRSRQIERVGQVLSLPQEQLLSIRNFGPRSLQELRERLAEHGYTLAMDAEKKDSEAASEGEAAEDAEAALSSQVEETNE from the coding sequence CTACGGCCGCTTCGAGATCGAGCCGTTGGAGCCCGGCTATGGCATCACCATCGGGAACGCCCTCCGGCGCATCCTGCTCCGGTCACTCCCGGGCACGGCCATCGTGCGGGTGCGCATCGCCGATGTCTGGCACGAGTTCTCGACGATCGAAGGCGTGCGCGAGGATGTGACCGAGATCGTGCTCAACCTCAAGCGGGTGCGGCTGAAGGCGTTGACCGAGTCGTTCCGCGAGGGGCGCGCCAGCCTGTACGCACAGGGTGAGGGAGTCGTACGCGCAGGGGACATCGACTGGCCGGGCGACGTCGAGGTGGTCAACCCCGAGCACGTCATCGCGACGTTGGACAACGACGACGCGCGGCTGGAGATGGACCTGGTCATTGCCCGTGGCCGCGGTTACCAGCCGGCCGAGACGCAGGAGATCTACACGATCGGTGAGATCCCGGTCGATGCGATCTTCACGCCGATCGAGAAGGTCAACTACGTGGTCGAGCACACCCGCGTCGGCCAGATGACCGACTACGACCGGCTCATCATCGAGATCATCACCGATGGGACGATCGAGCCGGCTGATGCGCTAAGCGAGGCGGCCCAGATCCTGGTCGACCACGCCCGCCTGATTGCGGACTTCAACCGGGAGCCGAGCGAGCCGGAAGAGGAAGAGGACAAGACTCCGAGCATCGTCGACAACCGGCCGCTGGCGGAGCTGGGGCTGTCGCCGCGGGTGCTGAACGCGCTGCGCAGCCGGCAGATCGAGCGCGTCGGGCAGGTGCTCTCGCTTCCGCAGGAGCAGTTGCTGTCGATCCGGAACTTCGGTCCGCGCTCGCTGCAGGAACTCCGGGAGCGGCTGGCCGAGCACGGCTACACGCTGGCGATGGACGCGGAGAAGAAGGACAGCGAAGCCGCGTCCGAGGGGGAGGCTGCCGAGGACGCCGAGGCGGCGCTCTCCAGTCAGGTGGAGGAGACCAACGAATGA
- the rplQ gene encoding 50S ribosomal protein L17, with translation MRHRVAGRKFGRSTKERKALFRNLAISLILHERMTTTEAKAKTVRPIVEKYVTMAREDTEHRRRLLMARLGDERAVAKLFEVLGPRFEGQAGGYTRIYKLGPRRGDGAPMAVIEFVA, from the coding sequence ATGAGGCATCGGGTCGCCGGACGTAAGTTCGGCCGTTCGACCAAGGAGCGGAAGGCGCTCTTCCGCAACCTGGCAATTTCACTGATCCTGCATGAGCGCATGACGACGACCGAGGCGAAGGCCAAGACGGTTCGCCCGATCGTCGAGAAGTACGTCACTATGGCGCGCGAGGACACCGAGCACCGGCGCCGGCTGCTGATGGCCCGGCTGGGTGATGAGCGTGCCGTGGCCAAGCTGTTTGAGGTGCTCGGGCCGCGATTCGAAGGGCAGGCGGGCGGTTACACGCGCATCTACAAGCTCGGGCCGCGGCGCGGCGATGGCGCGCCGATGGCGGTGATCGAGTTCGTCGCCTAA